A window of Antricoccus suffuscus genomic DNA:
GCGGCGGTTAGGGCGAGCACGACCTTGACTACGCCGGCGATCATCGGTGTCGAACCGGGGCCGATCCTTTCCAGTGCCATGCGGGTGATATCAGCGGGCCGCGGATGCCCGATGAACGAGTTGGTCAGGACCAGGCTCATCGCGACTCGTGCATGGTCGGCGAGCTCCGGCGGCGGCATCCAGCCATCCACGGCGGCCTCGACGGCATCGATCAGCGCGATCACCCTGCTGTGCTCGCCGCCGATCGACCAGAATCCGCCGAGCGCCGCAAGCAGCACGATCATCGTGTCGGTGCCGGCCTCGGCCAGGGTACGTCGCAGCACGTCCGCGAGGTTGGTCTCCTCGGCCCGGATGGCGTCCATCGCGGCGAGCTGATGCGGACCGTGCACCTTGAGAGCCCAGCGGCCGGCGTACTCGCGGGCCCACGCCTGCAGCGCCAGCGCGGCGGCGGCGTCCTCACCCGCGTCGATGAGCTGCATGCGGCCGAATTCGCGCACCGTCTCGAGCATCCGGTAGCGCACACTGGCCCCCGCGTCGCTGACGGTAAGCAGTGATTGGTCGACGAGGTTCTGCACCGCATCGAACGCGTCGGTACCGAACACCGTCTCGGCGGACTCGAGGGTGAACCCGTCATGGAAGATCGCGAGCCAGCGTAAGGCGCGGCGCTCGTGCTCGGCCAGTAGATTCCACGACCAGTCGATGACGGCGATGAGCGTCTGGTGTCGGTCCGGCGCCGTACGGTCCCCGCCGCGCAGCAACGCGAACCTGTTTTCTAGGCGCCGATTGATGTCGCGCACCGACATGACGCGCACCTTCGCGGCGGCCAGCTCGATGGCGAGCGGAAGACCGTCGAGTCGGCTGACGATATCGGCGGCCGCCACCTCGTCGATCTCGACGTTGGGGCGGGCCGAGGTCGCGCGCTGGGTGAACAGGTCGATCCCGTCGGAGACACTCAACTGACTGAGCGTGTAGATCCGCTCGGCGGCGATGTTGAGCGGCGCGCGGGTGGTGGTCACGACCCGTAGCCCGCGTGCGTTGGCGACGAGGAACGCGACGAGGTCGGCGACCGCGCTGACGACGTGCTCGCAGTTGTCGAGGATGAGCAGTGTCGGCGCGGCGTCGAGGTGTTGCGCGATCCGGGCTCGTACGTCGGCGCGCTGCTCTGCGGTAAGCACCCGCCGACCGCTGACGGAGTCGCGCACTCCGAGGGCCGAGCCCACCTCGCCGACGACGTCCTCCGGCGCCGAAACGCCGACAAGCTCGACGAAATGCACGATCGACTGCTCGGAATCGCGTCCGACGACGTGCGCCAGTCGGGTCTTGCCGAGTCCGCCGGCACCCACGATGGAGACGACCCTGGACGTGTGAAGCATGGCGCGTATCGCCCGTACGTCGTCATCGCGACCGATCAGCGAGTTGATGTCGTACTGAAGGCCATCGCGGACAGGGCGGTCGGCGGCCAGCAATTCGCCGTACAGACGCTGGAGCGCGACGCTCGGGTCGGTGCCGAGCCGTTCGGCGAGCGCGACCCGGTACGTTTCGTAGCGGTCGAGTGCCGAAGATGGCCCGCGTACGGCGGATTCGCTGCGCAGCAGGCATTCGAGGAGCGCCTCGTCTTGAGGGTGATCGAGTACGGCGCTTTCGAGCACGCCTATCGCGGCCGGGTGATCACCGCTTCGGCTCAGCGCCATCCCGAGCAGAACCTTCGCTTCCGCGGCGCGGGCGCTCGCGCCGCTGCGCAGGTCGGCGAGATGCCCCGAACCGATCGGGTGCCCGTCGACGAGACGGATTGCTTCCTGTGCCGCATCCCGGGCCTTGTTGGGGTCGCCGTCCGAGAGGCGTTTGCGGGCATCAGAAACGAGATCGTTGAGGAGGAACACGTCGACCTGGTCGCGGGGGAGCGCCAATCGGTAGCCATTCGACGTACGCGAGATGATTTCGTGAGCGGTGGCGCCTCTGGTCCGCGAGACGACGACCTGCAGTGCCTTCGTCGGGTTAGCCGGCCGCGCTTCCGGCCACAGCGTGTTGATCAGGTAGTCGTCAGTGGCGCCGTCGTGCGGATGCATGGCAAGGATGGCGAGCAGCGACTGCGGACGTTCGCCGACCAGAGGGGCGCCGCGCCAGGTGACGCCATCGAGGAGGGTGAGGGTGATCGGCACCGGTCCAGAGTACGGCGTATTCGCCGATCAACCCGCCGTACCGACGACACCGCCGTACCGACGACACCGTCGTACCGACGACACCGCCGTACCGACGACACCCTCGCACATTTGTGCCATTTCGCAGCAGTGCCAGCCGCGTGGTGCTGCAGATCGGCACATTTGTACCGGAATGTCGCGGAGCCGAACGCAGCGCGGCCCCGGACCGAAGTCCGGGGCCGCGCTGTCTTGGTTGCTTGGTGTCTCTACTTGGCGACGGACTTCTTGTTGGTCACGCCGAGGTAGATGCTGATCCCGATGATCGCAAGGACAACGCTGATGATCCAGCGAATCCAGTCGAACCCGTTGGTGTCGGCGACGCCGAACGCCTGCGCGATGTAGTAGCCGACGACCGCTGCGACGATACCGATGATGATCGTCCAGAGGATGCCGATAGGCTGCTTACCCTTCATGAAGAGTCGGGCGAGGGCGCCGATGATGGCACCGGTGATGATGGCCGCAAAGATTCCCATGTCGAGGACTCCCTTTTGCTGAAACCGAGTGGTGCTAGCGCGCTCAGTGTATATGTGAGTTAACAGGAGTAACACTTGTTTACTGACGTTTCACCGTATTGAGATAATCGATAGTGCGGGCCATATCGGGCCCCGAACATAAAACTGGGGTATCTGCACAATGACCGATAGGCCGCTACGTCCCGAATTCGTCATGACGCTGTCCTGCCCCGACGCGCCGGGACTCGTCTTCGCGATCACCGGCTTTCTTCGCGAGTACGGCGCCAACATCCTGGACCTGCAACAGCACTCGGACCGCTCCAGCGGCCGCTTCTTTATCCGGGTGCAGATCGAGTTCCTCGACGCGGCCCCCGAGCTTGCGTCAATGCGCGCGGCGTTCGCATCGGTCGCGGCGTCGTACGACATGGACTACTCGATCACCGACGCGGCCACGCCAGCGCGCACGCTGATTTTGGTGAGCAAGTTCGGGCACTGTCTCAACGACCTGCTCTTCCGGCACCGCAACGGGACACTCAACATCGACGTGCCGGTAGTGGTCTCCAATCACGAGGACATGCGCGCGATGGTGGAGTCGTATGGGATCGCCTTCGAGCACATCCCTGTCACGAAGGATACGAAGGCGCAGGCCGAGGCGGCGATGTTCGCGCTGGTGGAGAAGTACGACGTCGAGCTCGTCGTACTCGCCCGCTATATGCAGATCCTGTCCGCGGAGGCCTCGGCGCGCCTGGCGGGTCGAGCGATCAACATCCATCACTCGTTCCTACCCAGTTTTAAAGGCGCGAAGCCATATCACCAGGCGCACGACCGCGGCGTGAAGATCATCGGTGCGACCGCCCACTATGTGTCCGACGTACTGGACGAGGGGCCGATCATCGAACAGGATGTCGCGCGCGCCGATCACGGGATGACCCCAGAGGACCTGGTTGCCGTAGGCCGAGACGTCGAGACTCAGGTGCTCGCGCGTGCGGTCAAGTGGCATTGCGAGCACCGGATCTTCGTCAACGGCCACCGCACTGTTGTGTTCCGCTGATTTTCGTTGGGTGAGCGAGATTTAGTCCGCGATACCCATCGGATGTCGAATCATCCGGGCGCCGGCGCCGTACTGGCTGATCTGGTCGCCGGCGTTGTAGATCGTGCACTTCTTGAGGCTGAGGCAACCGCAGCCGATGCACCCGTCGAGGTTGTTGCGCAGTGTGGTGAGCTCCTCGATGCGCGCGTCGAGGTCGGCGCGCCACTTGCCGGAGAGTTGGCGCCACTGTGCGGCGGTGGGCGCGCGGTCGATCGGCAACGTGGCGGCCATATCGGCGATGATGTCGGCCAGCGGTACGCCGAGCTTGCTGGCTGCGCGGATCACCGCGAGCCGGCGCAGAGTGGATCGGGCGAAGCGGCGCTGCCCGGCGGAGTTGCGCTCACTGTGGATCAGGCCGAGTGACTCGTAGTAGCGGATCGCCGAGGTTGCGAGGCCGCTGCGGTTGGCGACCTGCCCGATCGGCATCAGGTCTGTCGTGCGCAGGTGAGCAGACATGCGCCCCACTCTAATAAGGACCTGGCAAACGCCGCGTCCGCGCGGGCGAGCCCTGGGGCCCACCGGCGCGGACGTGGTGTTGAGTGTGCGTGATGTTAGTCCTTGTACTTAGCGACTTCCTGGCGAGCGACGGTGCGGATGTGCACCTCGTCGGGGCCGTCGGCCAGGCGCAGCGTGCGTGCGTGCGCGTACATGTTGGCGAGCGGGAACTCGTCGGAGACGCCGCCGCCACCGTGGATCTGGATCGCGCGGTCGATGATGTTGGCAACGATGCGAGGCGTCGCGACCTTGATCGCGGCGATCTCGATGCGGGCGCCCTTGGCGCCGACGTTGTCGATCAGCCAGGCGGACTTCTGCACGAGCAGGCGGATCTGCTCGAGTTCGATGCGGGAGTTGGCGATCTGGTCGCGTACGACGCCCTGCTCGATGATCGGGCCGCCGAACGCGTGTCGTGAGGATGCGCGGTCGACCATGGCCTTGATCGCGCGCTCGCCCATGCCGATGAGGCGCATGCAGTGGTGGATGCGGCCGGGGCCGAGGCGGCCCTGGGCAATCATGAAGCCGTCGCCCTCGCCGGACAGGATATTGGCCTTCGGGACGCGGACGTCCTTGAAGTCGACCTCGCAGTGTCCGTGCTGGTCCTGGTAGCCGAAGACCGGCAGGTTGCGCAGAATCTCGATGCCCGGGGTGTCACGCGGGACGAGAATCATCGACTGCTGCTTGTGCGCCGAGGCGTTGGGGTCGGTTTTGCCCATCAGGATGAAGATCTTGCAGCGTGGGTCGGCGGCGCCCGAGGTCCACCATTTCCGACCGTTGATGACGTAGTCGTCGCCGTCGGCCTCGATGCGGGTCTCGATGTTGGAGGCATCCGAGGATGCGACACGCGGCTCGGTCATCGCGAATGCCGAGCGGATCTCGCCGTCGAGCAGTGGCTGCAGCCACTGCTGCTTCTGCTCGTCGTTGCCGAACAGGTGGATCGTCTCCATGTTGCCGGTGTCCGGTGCGGCGCAGTTGATCGCCTCGGGTGCGATGGTCGAGGACCAGCCGGTGATTTCTGCTATCGATGCGTACTCGAGGTTGGACATGCCTGAGACGTCCTTGAGGAAGAGGTTCCATAGCCCGCGGCCGCGCGCTTCCTTCTTCAGCTCTTCGACAATCGGCGGCACTTCGTGGTTGTCGTGGCCTGCCTTGGCCCGCCAGTCGTCGTACTCCTTCTCGGCGGGGAAGACGTGGGAGTGCATGAAGTCCCACATCCTCTCCTGGTAATCCTTGGCTTTTGCGCTGGGTTCGAAGTCCATGGTTCCTCCTTGACCGGGCAAACCGGTATCCGCCATCACTGGCTGCATCGATTCGATTTGATAGTTCGTACCTTCACGTTGTTACTACACGACGAATCGGCGACCGAGCAAGCGCTCGGTCGGTAACCTCACATATTCAACGTGCCATAAACTCAGGCCGATGACGTCCGAGGTGCACGAGACCCCGCAGCGGACGCCGCCGTATCGCTGGTACGCCGATCCGCGGCTTCGGGCCGGGCTCATCGGGTCGGTCGTTTTGTACGCCGGAATCCGGCTGGTCGGGATGATCGTGCTCGCGCTCGGTGTCGATCATGCCGGGCGCAGTCTCGCCGAGCGACTGCTGTCCTGGGACGGTCGGTGGTTCGCGCAGATCGCCGAGCACGGCTATCCGGGCTATATCAACCTGACCGATGTACATGACGAAACGAGCGGTGCCTACGCGTTTCTGCCGGGCTATCCGCTGCTCGTCCGGCTGGTCGCGCTCGTCACCGGCAACATCGACCACGCAGGACTAGCCGTAACTGGCGTGGCGGGGGTGGTCGCCGCGGCCGGGATCTACTGCTACGTGACGCGGTTATCCGGCCGGATCAGGGTCGGCGTACTGGCAGTCGGGCTGTGGGCCGCGCTGCCGATGTCGGTCGTGCTGTCGATGATGTACTCAGAGGCGCTGTTCGTCGCGCTCGCTGTCTGGGCGCTGTATGCCGTGCTCGCCGATCGATGGCTCACCGCAGGAGTGCTGTCGCTGTGCGCGGGGCTGGTGCGACCGTCCGGCATCGCGCTCGGTGTAGCGGTCATCGGCGCCGCGGTGATCTATTTCGTGCGCCGCCGGTACGACGCAACTGGGCCCAGACCGGTGCGGGTGGTCATGTCTGCGGTGCTGGCGGTGATCGGCGTACCGCTGTGGTGGGTGTACGTCGCGATCGACACCGGCCGCGTGGACGGATGGTTCGCCGTACAGGACTTTTTCTGGGGATCCCACCTGGACTTCGGGGTGAGTTTCGCGGATGGGTTCTGGGACGCAGTCACCTTTGTGGGCATCGGGCACGGCTCGAGCGCAGTCGGGTACATCGTCAACTTCGCCGCCGTGGCGGGCCTGTTGATGGCGCTGATTCCGTTGGTGAGCCTGGTGGTGCGTGCGGTCGGCGACGCGCGCTGGGCGGCGCCGATGCTGTATGCGCTGGTGCTGCTGGGCATGGCGATCGGCTCTGCCGGATACCTACACTCCAAGCTCAGATTCCTGGTGCCGATCTTCCCGATCGTGATTCCGGTGGCGATCGTGCTGATGCGCACTCGCCGGGTCACAGCGACGCTCGTCCTGATCAGCGCCGTACTGCTTAGCGCGTGGTGGGGCGCGTTCATGCTGCTTGTCTGGCCGTACGCCATTTAGCCGTGCTTGTGTCACCAACCGTGCACTTGTGTCACGGAGGTCGGTGACACAAGTGCACAAGCGCTGACACAAGCGGCCTGTGACGTAAATCCGCATTGCGCGCGGCGATAGTCCGCGCGTAGTATTCCATGCGGAATAGTCGACGCGGAGGTTTAAGTGATGGGGACGAAGCCGACGACCCTGGGGATCGCGGTGCTTGCGCTACTGCTGGAGCGTCCGATGCATCCCTACGAGATGTATCAGCTGTTACTCGATCGTCGCGAAGACTTCCTGATCAAGGTCCGCCCCGGCTCGCTCTACCACACTGTCGACCGGCTTACCGAGCTAGAACTGGTCAAAATTGTCGGTACCGAGCGAGATGGTGGACGTCCAGAACGTACGACGTACTGCATCACGCCCGAGGGCACCGAGAGGCTGTCCGCGGGCGTCCGCGAGATGTTGCGTACGCCGGTCAACGAATATCCGCAGTTCCCGGTCGCGCTGGCGGAGGCGCACAACTTGCCGCGTGAGGAGGTCATCGAGTTGCTCAGTGATCGAGTAGCGCTGATCGAAACGGACATCTCTGGAATCACGCACGCGCTCGAAGGCCCTCGAGCGCGGGGTGTGCCTGAGGCATTTTGGCTGGAAGGCGACTACGTCGTTGAGCTGCGGAAGACGGAGGTCCGGCTACTTCGGCGCCTCATCAAACGACTCGAAAACAACGAACTTCCCTGGCCGTACGACGATCCGGCGGCATGCGCCGCTTCGCCCACTGCTGCGGCCTCTACATCAACGAACGGAAAAGAAGTAGATCAATGACCTCGCAAGTAGAAGCGACACCACCTGAGGTCAAGGCGCCCAGCGCCTGGCCCGCACTATGGGCGCTCGTCATCGGATTCTTCATGATCCTGGTGGACACGACCATCGTCTCGGTGGCCACTCCCGCGATCATGGACGGGCTGCACAGTGACGTCAACGCCGTGATCTGGGTGACCAGCGCCTACCTCCTGGCGTACGCCGTGCCGCTACTGATCACCGGGCGACTCGGTGACCGGTTCGGGCCCAAGCGGGTTTATCTAATCGGGCTCACCCTGTTTACGCTCTCGTCGTTGTGGTGCGGACTGACCGGGTCGATCGAGATGCTTATCATCGCGCGGGTCTTCCAGGGCCTCGGCGCGGCGATGATGACACCGCAGACGATGGCAGTCATCACCCGGACCTTCCCGGCCGACCAGCGCGGCCGGGCCATGAGCCTGTGGGGCGCCACGGCCGGCGTCGCGACGCTCGTCGGGCCGATCCTCGGCGGCGTACTCATCGACTCGCTCGGCTGGGAGTGGATCTTCTTCATCAACGTGCCGATCGGCGTGATCGCCTTTGTGCTGGCGATGCGGCTGGTGCCCAACCTGCCGACGCACGTGCATCGATTCGATTGGCTCGGCGTCGCGCTCAGTGCGGTCGGACTCTTCATGGTCGTGTTCGGCATCCAGGAAGGCCAGAAGTACGACTGGAACGTATGGGTGTGGTCGTTGATCATTGCGGGCGTCGTCGTGCTCGTGCTGTTTGTGGTGTGGCAGGCGCGCAACCGCAAGGAGCCGCTGATGCCGCTGAAGCTCTTCTCGGACCGCAATTTCTCGTTGGCCAACGTCGCCATCACCGCAGTGGGTTTCTCGATCACGGCGATGGCTTTTCCGCTGATGCTCTTCGCGCAGGGCGTACTCGGGCTCAGCCCGACCCGTGCGGCCTTGTTGATGGTGCCGATGGCGGTCATCTCGGGCGGGCTTTCGCCGTACGTCGGCAAGCTCACCGATCGTGCGCATCCGCGCTACGTGGCCGGTTTCGGGCTGCTGTGCTTCCCGGTCGCGTTGGTGTGGCTGGCAATGGTGATGACTCCCGGAGTCGCGATCTGGAAGTTGCTACTGCCGATCGCCTTGATCGGTGTGGCGAACGGCTTCATGTGGGCGCCGCTGAGCAGTACGGCGACGCGCAACCTGCCCATGCATCAGGCCGGTGCGGGCGCGGGCATTTACAACACGACGCGGCAGTTCGGCGCGGTGCTCGGCAGTGCTGGCATCGCCGTACTCATGGATGCGCAGATCTCGGCTAACCTGCCCGCTTCGCCGGGTGGCGTGCGTGGCGAGGGGGGCGTCGCGAAGCTTCCCGCGTTCCTGCACGAAGGGTTCAGTACGGCAATGGCGCACTCGATCCTGCTTCCGGCGGGAGTTCTGGTGATCGGGTTGATCGCCGTTCTGTGCTTCACGGCGCCGGGTCATCTGTCCCGCAAGCCGGCGGCGTCCGGATCGACCGCCGAACCCGCGCCGGTCGGCTAACTGCCCGGGAGCCCCACCGCGTCACAGATGACGTCGGCGCGGTAGGGCAGTGGCCCGGCCGGCACGTCGATTAGCCGATATCCGCACTCGCGGTAGGTCTGCTCATGGAGTCGTTCGAAGGCGAGCGAATCGGCGTAACTGATCTGCCGGGCTGCGGTGTTCTCGATAGTCCCTTGATTGCGGACGAAAAGCACGGTCCGGTCGTAGATGTCGGTGCGACGGGTCTCGTCCGTGAGCTCCGGCGGCGCCGGTACGTCGAGGAAACGCGCCAGCGCGAGGGTGCATACCGGAGAACGATCGAAGAACGTCGTCGCGCCGGCCGGCGC
This region includes:
- the purU gene encoding formyltetrahydrofolate deformylase, with translation MTDRPLRPEFVMTLSCPDAPGLVFAITGFLREYGANILDLQQHSDRSSGRFFIRVQIEFLDAAPELASMRAAFASVAASYDMDYSITDAATPARTLILVSKFGHCLNDLLFRHRNGTLNIDVPVVVSNHEDMRAMVESYGIAFEHIPVTKDTKAQAEAAMFALVEKYDVELVVLARYMQILSAEASARLAGRAINIHHSFLPSFKGAKPYHQAHDRGVKIIGATAHYVSDVLDEGPIIEQDVARADHGMTPEDLVAVGRDVETQVLARAVKWHCEHRIFVNGHRTVVFR
- a CDS encoding acyl-CoA dehydrogenase family protein translates to MDFEPSAKAKDYQERMWDFMHSHVFPAEKEYDDWRAKAGHDNHEVPPIVEELKKEARGRGLWNLFLKDVSGMSNLEYASIAEITGWSSTIAPEAINCAAPDTGNMETIHLFGNDEQKQQWLQPLLDGEIRSAFAMTEPRVASSDASNIETRIEADGDDYVINGRKWWTSGAADPRCKIFILMGKTDPNASAHKQQSMILVPRDTPGIEILRNLPVFGYQDQHGHCEVDFKDVRVPKANILSGEGDGFMIAQGRLGPGRIHHCMRLIGMGERAIKAMVDRASSRHAFGGPIIEQGVVRDQIANSRIELEQIRLLVQKSAWLIDNVGAKGARIEIAAIKVATPRIVANIIDRAIQIHGGGGVSDEFPLANMYAHARTLRLADGPDEVHIRTVARQEVAKYKD
- a CDS encoding AAA family ATPase — protein: MPNYILTGTPGAGKTAILRLLEQRGYAVVEESATDVIALEQSLGASEPWAAPRFVDKVLALQHARQQRAPAGATTFFDRSPVCTLALARFLDVPAPPELTDETRRTDIYDRTVLFVRNQGTIENTAARQISYADSLAFERLHEQTYRECGYRLIDVPAGPLPYRADVICDAVGLPGS
- the soxR gene encoding redox-sensitive transcriptional activator SoxR → MSAHLRTTDLMPIGQVANRSGLATSAIRYYESLGLIHSERNSAGQRRFARSTLRRLAVIRAASKLGVPLADIIADMAATLPIDRAPTAAQWRQLSGKWRADLDARIEELTTLRNNLDGCIGCGCLSLKKCTIYNAGDQISQYGAGARMIRHPMGIAD
- a CDS encoding mannosyltransferase family protein, whose product is MTSEVHETPQRTPPYRWYADPRLRAGLIGSVVLYAGIRLVGMIVLALGVDHAGRSLAERLLSWDGRWFAQIAEHGYPGYINLTDVHDETSGAYAFLPGYPLLVRLVALVTGNIDHAGLAVTGVAGVVAAAGIYCYVTRLSGRIRVGVLAVGLWAALPMSVVLSMMYSEALFVALAVWALYAVLADRWLTAGVLSLCAGLVRPSGIALGVAVIGAAVIYFVRRRYDATGPRPVRVVMSAVLAVIGVPLWWVYVAIDTGRVDGWFAVQDFFWGSHLDFGVSFADGFWDAVTFVGIGHGSSAVGYIVNFAAVAGLLMALIPLVSLVVRAVGDARWAAPMLYALVLLGMAIGSAGYLHSKLRFLVPIFPIVIPVAIVLMRTRRVTATLVLISAVLLSAWWGAFMLLVWPYAI
- a CDS encoding GlsB/YeaQ/YmgE family stress response membrane protein, which codes for MGIFAAIITGAIIGALARLFMKGKQPIGILWTIIIGIVAAVVGYYIAQAFGVADTNGFDWIRWIISVVLAIIGISIYLGVTNKKSVAK
- a CDS encoding DHA2 family efflux MFS transporter permease subunit, with protein sequence MTSQVEATPPEVKAPSAWPALWALVIGFFMILVDTTIVSVATPAIMDGLHSDVNAVIWVTSAYLLAYAVPLLITGRLGDRFGPKRVYLIGLTLFTLSSLWCGLTGSIEMLIIARVFQGLGAAMMTPQTMAVITRTFPADQRGRAMSLWGATAGVATLVGPILGGVLIDSLGWEWIFFINVPIGVIAFVLAMRLVPNLPTHVHRFDWLGVALSAVGLFMVVFGIQEGQKYDWNVWVWSLIIAGVVVLVLFVVWQARNRKEPLMPLKLFSDRNFSLANVAITAVGFSITAMAFPLMLFAQGVLGLSPTRAALLMVPMAVISGGLSPYVGKLTDRAHPRYVAGFGLLCFPVALVWLAMVMTPGVAIWKLLLPIALIGVANGFMWAPLSSTATRNLPMHQAGAGAGIYNTTRQFGAVLGSAGIAVLMDAQISANLPASPGGVRGEGGVAKLPAFLHEGFSTAMAHSILLPAGVLVIGLIAVLCFTAPGHLSRKPAASGSTAEPAPVG
- a CDS encoding PadR family transcriptional regulator; the encoded protein is MGTKPTTLGIAVLALLLERPMHPYEMYQLLLDRREDFLIKVRPGSLYHTVDRLTELELVKIVGTERDGGRPERTTYCITPEGTERLSAGVREMLRTPVNEYPQFPVALAEAHNLPREEVIELLSDRVALIETDISGITHALEGPRARGVPEAFWLEGDYVVELRKTEVRLLRRLIKRLENNELPWPYDDPAACAASPTAAASTSTNGKEVDQ
- a CDS encoding ATP-binding protein, which produces MPITLTLLDGVTWRGAPLVGERPQSLLAILAMHPHDGATDDYLINTLWPEARPANPTKALQVVVSRTRGATAHEIISRTSNGYRLALPRDQVDVFLLNDLVSDARKRLSDGDPNKARDAAQEAIRLVDGHPIGSGHLADLRSGASARAAEAKVLLGMALSRSGDHPAAIGVLESAVLDHPQDEALLECLLRSESAVRGPSSALDRYETYRVALAERLGTDPSVALQRLYGELLAADRPVRDGLQYDINSLIGRDDDVRAIRAMLHTSRVVSIVGAGGLGKTRLAHVVGRDSEQSIVHFVELVGVSAPEDVVGEVGSALGVRDSVSGRRVLTAEQRADVRARIAQHLDAAPTLLILDNCEHVVSAVADLVAFLVANARGLRVVTTTRAPLNIAAERIYTLSQLSVSDGIDLFTQRATSARPNVEIDEVAAADIVSRLDGLPLAIELAAAKVRVMSVRDINRRLENRFALLRGGDRTAPDRHQTLIAVIDWSWNLLAEHERRALRWLAIFHDGFTLESAETVFGTDAFDAVQNLVDQSLLTVSDAGASVRYRMLETVREFGRMQLIDAGEDAAAALALQAWAREYAGRWALKVHGPHQLAAMDAIRAEETNLADVLRRTLAEAGTDTMIVLLAALGGFWSIGGEHSRVIALIDAVEAAVDGWMPPPELADHARVAMSLVLTNSFIGHPRPADITRMALERIGPGSTPMIAGVVKVVLALTAAGDHAESLAQIVRMCDDPDRHVAIQALLYLGHTLENAGDARGAVDAATRALALRRDEDGPWGRAILRTQLAQWHSQLGQFDEAASHARLAVPVLDRLGSMDDAVQCRSILAVAAMLNGEYDEAERMYDEVTRIDWSKVGFGGNLPVTIGQAELALLRGNSEAGLELHRANIAQSRQLRFPGLEEPSGQEPWLLFAESAGLAAYALYGTGEDGADLWNLLRSKAPLAINSELDPPRNFLDYPVTGLVLFAIGLWGLLRDALPAPDAIRLIVLADRFGYSRLTPTMAWDNAATPAERIAPGLLDKLQEEYGDRRGADLRGEAQQFLTKLLG